A single Arachidicoccus sp. BS20 DNA region contains:
- a CDS encoding ATP-binding protein: MKVKLSQAVKMFFGNSSLEMVYFEAIANALDANATDIGIKISIKALNQPETLQVEISDNGEGFTDERYNKFSKLFDVDESSHKGLGRLVYLCYFDNVKVTSNFEGTKKREFEFSEGFDEGKFEISEVEKCASGTTFKMSGYTLQKIAKGDFIYPKKLKSRILEEFYARLFQLKKDGVQVKITLNATIEGKQSNEFIDNSDIPEFTMLQLGSSINLIDKFDLYYSIREVQAADSSLIAAITVDQRTVKVDLISNENLPTGYEMVFLLYSDFFKGKIDAARQNLTISTQELRDIQDLFRKEVASIIESKIPKLKSRNSQVRKGLINKYPHLSGYFDAQNIGYISRNDVLKKAQEKFFKEQKELLDASNLTEEQYEKSIELSSRALTEYVLFRQLTIENLRKSTDKDSETELHKLFASMRKDGKFDKKDAINDLYRNNAWLLDDKYMTYETVLSDREMGELIKVITDEEDHDDNRPDIALIFSNNPENKKPFDVVIVELKKRGISLEENLKVVTQLEKRARKLMKYYNNQIQRIWFYGVIEFNEDVETHLAGEYTELYSCGKMYYRETNIAISLNPKIILPIGVFIWDIDAVVKDANARNYTFLNLIKSKFLNE; encoded by the coding sequence ATGAAAGTAAAATTAAGCCAGGCCGTAAAGATGTTTTTTGGTAATTCTTCTCTTGAAATGGTTTATTTTGAAGCAATTGCCAATGCTCTCGATGCTAATGCAACTGATATTGGAATAAAAATATCCATAAAAGCTTTAAATCAACCAGAGACCTTACAAGTTGAGATTTCAGATAATGGTGAAGGATTTACAGATGAACGTTATAATAAGTTTTCGAAACTTTTTGATGTTGATGAGAGCTCTCATAAGGGGTTAGGAAGGCTTGTTTATCTGTGTTATTTCGATAATGTAAAAGTAACTAGTAATTTCGAGGGTACAAAAAAGAGAGAATTTGAATTCTCAGAAGGATTTGATGAGGGAAAGTTTGAAATATCTGAGGTTGAAAAATGTGCTTCAGGAACAACCTTTAAAATGTCCGGTTATACTCTGCAAAAAATAGCCAAGGGAGACTTCATTTATCCTAAAAAGCTTAAAAGTAGAATATTAGAAGAATTTTATGCAAGATTATTTCAACTTAAAAAAGATGGAGTTCAAGTTAAGATAACACTCAACGCTACAATTGAAGGGAAACAAAGTAATGAGTTTATTGATAATTCGGATATTCCAGAATTTACTATGCTACAATTAGGTAGTTCTATAAACTTAATAGATAAATTTGATTTATATTATTCTATTAGAGAAGTTCAAGCTGCAGACTCTTCATTAATTGCAGCAATTACTGTTGACCAGAGAACCGTAAAAGTTGATTTGATTTCCAATGAAAATCTTCCCACTGGTTATGAAATGGTATTTCTGCTATACTCAGATTTTTTTAAAGGAAAAATTGATGCGGCAAGACAAAACCTTACGATTTCTACTCAAGAGCTAAGGGATATTCAGGATTTGTTTAGAAAAGAAGTTGCATCGATTATTGAGAGTAAAATTCCTAAACTAAAATCAAGGAACTCTCAAGTTAGGAAAGGGCTGATTAACAAATATCCTCATTTAAGTGGGTATTTTGATGCACAAAACATTGGGTATATTTCAAGAAACGATGTTCTAAAGAAGGCACAAGAAAAGTTTTTCAAAGAACAAAAGGAATTATTGGATGCCAGCAATTTGACAGAAGAGCAATACGAAAAATCTATAGAACTATCTTCTAGAGCTCTCACTGAATATGTATTGTTCAGGCAGCTTACTATTGAAAATCTCAGAAAATCTACCGATAAAGATAGTGAGACTGAATTGCATAAGTTGTTTGCCTCTATGCGGAAAGACGGTAAATTCGACAAAAAGGATGCTATAAATGATTTATATAGAAATAATGCATGGTTGTTGGATGATAAATATATGACATATGAAACTGTTCTCAGTGACCGTGAAATGGGAGAATTAATAAAAGTTATAACTGATGAAGAAGACCATGATGATAACCGTCCAGATATTGCATTAATATTTTCTAATAATCCCGAAAATAAAAAGCCTTTTGATGTTGTAATTGTAGAACTTAAGAAAAGAGGCATATCCTTGGAGGAAAATCTTAAAGTTGTTACTCAGCTTGAAAAACGAGCAAGGAAATTAATGAAATATTATAATAACCAGATACAGCGTATATGGTTTTATGGAGTCATTGAATTTAATGAAGATGTTGAAACACATTTAGCTGGTGAATACACAGAGCTTTATTCATGTGGAAAAATGTATTATAGAGAAACAAATATAGCAATCTCTTTAAACCCTAAAATTATACTTCCTATAGGTGTGTTTATTTGGGATATTGATGCTGTTGTTAAAGACGCTAATGCACGAAACTATACTTTCTTGAACTTGATTAAAAGTAAATTTTTAAACGAATAA
- a CDS encoding restriction endonuclease subunit S, giving the protein MKQYDSYKDSGIEWIGEIPDHWDVKKIKHRCYVKARVGWKGLKSDEFLQEGYAYLVTGSDFKNDNVNWKECYHIDKERYDEDPYIQLKDKDLLVTKDGTIGKLAIVNNLDKPACLNSGIFVVRSTKDDFSTEFLFWILKSKMFTQFNEYTSYGSTIQHLYQNVFVEFGFTFPTIEEQTSIASYLDRKTAEIDALIADKKRLLELYEEEKTAVINQAVTKGIDPKVKMKDSGIEWLGEIPEHWEVKRLKYVAKVQTGRTPRIQYSQIDFFENGNINWFTPADFDGNNELLTSKRLVTSEAIEKNEVELFPEFSIYLVSIGATLGKVSYFKKEGSANQQINIISFCKDKYHPIFGYYYLIGNKEMISLEADYTTLPILNQSKTKNLIFVAPPIKEQQFIVRHIETECTRIDAKIAKTKKLIELLTEYRTALISEVVTGRIKVID; this is encoded by the coding sequence ATGAAACAATACGACTCCTATAAAGATTCCGGTATTGAATGGATTGGGGAAATTCCAGATCATTGGGATGTGAAGAAAATAAAACATAGATGTTATGTTAAAGCACGTGTTGGATGGAAAGGTTTAAAGTCAGATGAGTTTTTACAAGAAGGATATGCATATTTAGTTACAGGATCTGATTTTAAAAACGATAATGTAAATTGGAAAGAATGTTATCATATTGACAAAGAAAGATATGATGAGGATCCTTATATACAGTTAAAAGATAAAGATTTATTGGTTACTAAAGATGGTACAATAGGCAAATTAGCTATTGTGAACAATCTTGATAAGCCAGCCTGTTTAAATAGTGGAATTTTTGTTGTACGCTCTACAAAGGATGACTTTTCAACCGAGTTTCTTTTTTGGATTTTAAAGTCTAAAATGTTTACTCAGTTTAATGAATACACGTCCTATGGTTCAACCATTCAACATCTTTATCAGAATGTTTTTGTTGAATTTGGTTTTACATTTCCAACTATCGAAGAACAGACCTCCATTGCCTCTTACCTCGACCGTAAAACAGCTGAAATAGATGCTCTTATTGCTGATAAAAAACGATTACTTGAACTTTATGAAGAAGAAAAAACGGCGGTTATCAATCAAGCTGTTACAAAAGGAATTGACCCGAAAGTCAAAATGAAAGACAGCGGTATTGAATGGCTGGGCGAAATACCGGAGCATTGGGAAGTGAAGAGATTAAAATATGTTGCAAAAGTTCAGACGGGACGAACTCCAAGAATTCAATATTCACAAATTGATTTTTTTGAAAACGGTAATATTAATTGGTTTACACCTGCAGATTTTGATGGGAATAATGAGTTACTAACATCTAAAAGACTTGTTACATCTGAAGCAATTGAAAAAAATGAAGTTGAACTATTCCCAGAATTTTCAATCTATTTGGTAAGTATTGGAGCTACTTTAGGTAAAGTCAGCTATTTCAAAAAAGAGGGTTCTGCAAATCAACAAATAAATATCATCTCTTTCTGTAAAGATAAATATCATCCAATTTTTGGATATTATTACTTAATAGGAAACAAAGAAATGATATCCTTAGAAGCTGATTATACAACTTTACCAATTTTAAATCAAAGTAAAACAAAGAATTTAATTTTTGTTGCTCCACCAATAAAAGAACAACAATTCATCGTTCGCCATATCGAAACAGAATGTACCCGTATTGATGCTAAAATAGCCAAAACAAAAAAATTGATAGAACTATTAACCGAATACCGTACCGCATTAATCAGTGAGGTAGTTACGGGGAGAATAAAAGTAATAGATTAG
- a CDS encoding type I restriction endonuclease subunit R, with amino-acid sequence MDLTTEHTFESSLVQSLIENGGYSLGDTSTYSKELGFFRSDIIQFLKDSQPERWQKIESVHGTEVENRVLQRLYKEMDLRGSLDVLRNGFIDYGVRFQMAYFQPVSHLNPDAIALYNKNSLKVYRQVYYSKDNKNSVDVLLSLNGIPVATLELKNQFTGQNVNNALKQYSSTRDNREILFAFKKRALVHFAVDQDEVFMTTRLDGSKTYWLPFNKGFNKGKGNPPNANGYRTSYLWENILSKDSWLEIIQRFVHLQTEEFVTDGKVYRKERLIFPRFHQLDAVRAISSQVLEVGVGKNYLIQHSAGSGKSNSIAWLAYRLSSLHNQQNKRMFDSVIVVTDRRVLDSQLQNTIYQFEHKTGVVQKIDKDSNQLASALEYGTNIIITTLQKFPYVVDKVGELPDRKYAVIIDEAHSSQGGEASKKLKEVLAGKSLDETAEEDYDDYSGDDFIREQIEASAQSRGQQPNISFFAFTATPKYKTLQVFGYKDEEGKPKPFHLYSMRQAIEEGFILDVLQNYTTYELYFKLTKSIEDDPKINKSKAAKAIGKYVSLHPHNLAQKTEIIIEHFREIVSKKIGGKAKAMVVCGSRLHAKRYFQEFQKYIHEKGYGNEIKILVAFSGKVIDDDYPDGVSEPELTNYGEKELPDIFEKDEYKILIVADKYQTGFDQPLLHTMYVDKKLSGVKAVQTLSRLNRTYPGKDDTFVLDFANDRDTILESFQPYYEVTSVTEEPDINHLFDLKQRLDQFQVYWENEIDAFAQVYFNPITKMNLVRDQRLLYASTDNAVDRFKGLDDEHQDEFKKGLRTWTNLYSFLAQIMPFTDVDSEKFFAYAKLLQTRLPKRDLSEVIHLDDEIALEYYRLQKIKEGAIELKKNENGELNGITEAGLKRKSEEDILLSEIINVLNERFGTEFEEADKLFFDQIEAELLEDETLKIQARVNKLDTFKYAFDDKFIEKLIGRMDQNQEIFEKILEDKAFGGLVKEFIMKRIYNQLNK; translated from the coding sequence ATGGATCTTACGACTGAACATACATTTGAATCTTCATTGGTACAATCGCTTATAGAGAACGGCGGTTACTCCTTAGGCGACACATCTACCTACAGCAAAGAACTAGGTTTTTTCCGTAGTGATATCATTCAATTTTTGAAAGATTCTCAACCCGAACGATGGCAAAAAATTGAAAGCGTGCATGGAACGGAAGTAGAAAACCGTGTACTGCAACGCTTATATAAGGAAATGGATTTACGAGGAAGTCTGGATGTATTGCGTAACGGCTTTATTGATTATGGTGTGCGTTTCCAAATGGCTTATTTTCAACCTGTCTCCCATTTGAACCCTGATGCAATAGCGCTTTATAATAAAAATAGCTTAAAAGTTTACCGTCAAGTTTATTATAGCAAGGACAATAAAAATTCAGTCGATGTCTTACTTTCGTTAAATGGTATCCCAGTAGCTACCTTAGAACTTAAAAATCAATTTACTGGCCAAAATGTCAACAACGCATTAAAGCAGTATAGCAGCACGAGGGATAACAGAGAAATATTGTTTGCATTTAAAAAACGGGCGTTGGTTCATTTTGCAGTTGACCAAGATGAAGTGTTCATGACCACCCGTTTAGATGGTAGTAAGACCTATTGGTTACCTTTCAATAAAGGATTTAATAAAGGAAAAGGCAATCCCCCCAATGCTAATGGTTATCGAACTTCTTATTTATGGGAGAACATTCTATCTAAAGACAGTTGGCTCGAAATCATCCAGCGTTTTGTGCATTTGCAAACAGAAGAATTTGTAACAGACGGAAAAGTATATCGAAAAGAACGTCTAATATTCCCTAGATTTCATCAGTTAGATGCAGTGAGAGCTATTAGTAGTCAAGTATTGGAAGTTGGCGTAGGTAAAAATTACTTAATACAGCATTCCGCAGGCTCAGGAAAAAGCAATTCTATTGCTTGGCTGGCTTATCGACTGTCCAGCTTACATAATCAACAGAACAAACGCATGTTCGATTCGGTGATAGTTGTAACGGATCGTCGGGTTCTGGATAGTCAGTTACAAAATACCATTTATCAATTTGAACATAAAACCGGGGTCGTACAAAAAATTGACAAGGATAGTAACCAATTGGCTTCTGCTTTAGAATATGGTACTAATATTATCATAACCACGCTGCAAAAATTTCCCTATGTGGTTGATAAAGTAGGTGAGCTTCCAGATCGTAAGTATGCCGTGATTATTGACGAAGCACACAGCTCTCAAGGTGGTGAGGCTAGTAAAAAGCTAAAAGAGGTTTTGGCAGGAAAATCATTAGACGAAACGGCAGAGGAAGACTACGATGACTACAGCGGAGATGATTTTATTCGCGAACAAATAGAGGCCTCTGCTCAAAGCCGAGGTCAACAACCTAATATTTCATTTTTTGCTTTTACGGCTACACCTAAATACAAAACCTTGCAGGTATTTGGTTATAAAGATGAAGAAGGTAAACCTAAACCTTTTCATCTTTATTCTATGCGTCAAGCGATTGAGGAAGGCTTTATTTTGGATGTATTACAGAACTACACCACATACGAACTGTATTTCAAGTTAACCAAATCTATAGAAGATGACCCAAAGATCAATAAAAGCAAGGCGGCAAAGGCCATAGGTAAATATGTATCCTTGCATCCACACAATCTGGCCCAAAAGACGGAAATTATTATTGAGCATTTTAGAGAAATAGTCTCTAAAAAGATAGGTGGAAAAGCTAAAGCTATGGTGGTATGTGGTTCACGTTTGCATGCTAAACGATACTTTCAGGAGTTTCAGAAATATATTCATGAAAAAGGTTATGGCAATGAGATAAAAATACTGGTAGCGTTCTCTGGTAAGGTAATAGACGATGATTATCCAGACGGAGTTTCCGAACCAGAATTGACCAATTATGGCGAAAAAGAGCTGCCAGACATTTTTGAAAAGGATGAATACAAAATCTTGATTGTCGCGGATAAATATCAGACGGGATTTGATCAGCCTCTACTGCATACTATGTATGTGGATAAAAAATTGTCCGGCGTAAAAGCTGTACAAACTCTATCCCGACTTAATAGAACCTATCCTGGGAAGGATGATACTTTTGTTCTGGATTTTGCTAATGACCGGGATACGATTTTAGAATCATTCCAACCTTATTACGAAGTTACTTCTGTTACAGAAGAACCAGATATAAACCACTTGTTCGATCTCAAGCAAAGATTAGATCAGTTTCAGGTGTATTGGGAAAATGAAATTGATGCTTTTGCACAGGTGTATTTCAATCCTATCACTAAAATGAATTTAGTTAGAGACCAACGACTTCTTTATGCCTCTACCGATAACGCTGTGGATCGATTTAAAGGACTGGATGATGAACATCAGGACGAATTTAAAAAGGGATTAAGAACATGGACTAACTTGTATTCTTTCCTTGCTCAGATCATGCCGTTTACAGATGTGGATTCTGAGAAGTTTTTCGCCTATGCAAAACTATTACAAACGAGGTTGCCCAAGCGTGATCTTTCTGAGGTCATACATTTGGATGATGAGATCGCATTGGAATATTATCGGCTTCAGAAAATCAAAGAAGGTGCTATAGAATTAAAGAAGAATGAAAACGGAGAATTAAATGGAATTACAGAAGCCGGATTAAAAAGGAAATCAGAAGAAGACATACTGCTTTCAGAAATTATCAACGTACTAAATGAACGTTTCGGGACGGAGTTTGAAGAGGCAGATAAATTGTTTTTTGACCAAATAGAAGCCGAACTCTTAGAAGATGAAACCTTGAAGATTCAAGCACGAGTTAATAAATTGGACACTTTCAAATACGCCTTCGATGACAAGTTTATTGAGAAACTTATTGGACGAATGGATCAGAATCAGGAAATTTTTGAAAAGATATTAGAAGACAAAGCCTTTGGCGGATTAGTTAAAGAGTTTATCATGAAGCGTATTTACAATCAGCTAAATAAATAG
- a CDS encoding abortive infection family protein — translation MKITERTIKFLGKTLCGDNEILPYKSGPQLVNFFVEFGADDTYGEGFPSRWKYTEDKVRQFNGSKQLKLIIESSVDPRDLMDAGATNEKLDKVIEAINDYLRYDGYELKKVGVFYKVHDSKGIIVEPETVKGLNQSFIQEQITKCHSKIDRGDFNGAITNARSLAEAVMIEIIEQYEGKEIKNDGKLENLYRQVKKILNLTIDPDILPSTIIQILSGLDSVTTGLAGLSNNSGDRHANKFRTMKHHARLAVNAAMTLVDFLLDSKEYQKK, via the coding sequence ATGAAAATCACTGAAAGAACCATTAAATTTTTAGGGAAAACATTATGTGGAGACAATGAGATACTCCCTTATAAATCTGGCCCTCAATTGGTGAATTTTTTCGTTGAATTTGGTGCAGATGATACTTATGGAGAAGGATTTCCAAGTAGGTGGAAATATACAGAAGATAAAGTAAGGCAATTTAATGGAAGTAAGCAACTGAAACTAATAATTGAAAGTTCCGTAGATCCAAGAGACTTAATGGATGCAGGTGCTACCAATGAGAAACTTGATAAAGTAATTGAAGCTATTAATGACTACTTACGCTATGATGGTTATGAACTTAAAAAAGTGGGTGTGTTCTACAAAGTTCACGATTCTAAAGGGATAATTGTTGAACCAGAAACAGTAAAAGGGCTCAATCAAAGCTTTATTCAAGAGCAAATAACCAAATGCCATAGCAAAATAGATCGAGGTGACTTCAATGGAGCAATCACGAACGCTCGAAGCTTGGCAGAAGCTGTCATGATAGAAATAATCGAGCAGTATGAAGGAAAAGAAATTAAGAATGATGGAAAGCTTGAGAATTTATATAGGCAAGTAAAAAAGATTCTTAACCTTACAATTGACCCTGATATTTTGCCTTCAACAATTATTCAAATCTTATCAGGACTAGATTCAGTTACCACAGGCTTAGCTGGATTAAGCAACAATTCTGGTGATAGGCACGCGAATAAATTTAGGACGATGAAACATCATGCTAGACTGGCTGTGAATGCAGCCATGACATTAGTTGATTTTCTATTGGATAGTAAAGAATATCAAAAAAAATAA
- a CDS encoding DUF4134 domain-containing protein, whose amino-acid sequence MAMLSGMGVFAQGDGSAGINEATQMVTSYFDPATQLIYAIGAVVGLIGGVKVYNKFSSGDPDTSKTAASWFGACIFLIVAATILRSFFL is encoded by the coding sequence GTGGCGATGTTGTCAGGAATGGGTGTGTTCGCACAGGGCGACGGTTCGGCAGGTATCAACGAGGCTACCCAAATGGTAACCTCTTATTTCGACCCAGCAACCCAGTTAATCTACGCCATCGGTGCGGTGGTTGGGTTAATCGGAGGCGTTAAGGTGTACAACAAATTCAGTTCCGGCGACCCCGATACATCGAAAACTGCGGCTTCGTGGTTCGGTGCGTGTATCTTCTTGATTGTAGCGGCAACTATCCTGCGTTCCTTCTTCCTATAA
- a CDS encoding DUF4133 domain-containing protein, giving the protein MNTYNINKGIGRTVEFKGLKAQYLFIFSGGLLGMLILVMILYMAGVNSYICLLLGAGGASLIVWQTFSLNRKYGEHGLMKIAAKQRHPRYIICRKPVHRYLKFTSKQNAV; this is encoded by the coding sequence ATGAATACTTACAATATCAATAAAGGCATTGGAAGAACGGTGGAGTTCAAGGGACTGAAGGCACAATACCTGTTCATTTTCTCAGGTGGACTGCTCGGTATGCTCATCCTCGTGATGATACTGTATATGGCTGGCGTGAACTCTTATATCTGCTTGCTGCTCGGTGCGGGCGGTGCTTCGCTCATTGTGTGGCAGACCTTTTCGCTAAATAGGAAATACGGCGAACACGGACTGATGAAAATCGCTGCCAAACAAAGGCATCCCCGCTACATCATCTGCCGCAAGCCTGTACACCGCTATTTAAAATTCACCTCTAAACAGAATGCCGTATGA
- a CDS encoding TraG family conjugative transposon ATPase, which translates to MRNVAKTTTLESKFPLLAVENNCILSKDADITACFEVHLPELFTVASAEYEAIHSAWHKAIKTLPDFTVIHKQDWYIKESYAPDLASDNQSFLAKSYQRHFNERPFLNHYCYLFLTKTTKERMRMQSNFSSLCKGSLIPKEIRDKEAIHRFMEAVAQFERIVNDSGFITLQRLSEDDIIGTDEKQGLLEQYLTLSREAGTPMQDIGLGSEEVRIGNKRLSLHTLSDTDDLPGTVSADTRFEKLSTDRSDCRLSFAAPVGLLLSCNHIYNQYLFLDNSEANLQKFEKSVRNMHSLARYSRANQINKEWIERYLNEAHSFGLSSIRAHFNIMAWSEDPAELKQLKNDCGSALALMECKPRHNTTDVATLYWAGMPGNAGDFPSEESFYTFIEPALCFFTEETNYHNSPSPFGIKMADRLTGKPIHLDISDLPMKRGIITNRNKFILGPSGSGKSFFTNHMVRQYYEQNAHVLLVDTGNSYQGLCELINGKTKGEDGVYFTYTEDNPIAFNPFYTDDGVFDIEKRESIKTLILTLWKRDDEPPTRSEEVALSNAVSGYIERITTDAVYPSFNGFYEYVKGDYRKVLEEKQVREKDFDIANFLNVLEPYYKGGEYDYLLNSDKQLDLLSKRFIVFEIDAIKDHKILFPIVTIIIMEVFINKMRRLKGIRKLILIEEAWKAIAKEGMAEYIKYLFKTVRKFFGEAIVVTQEVDDIIQSPIVKESIINNSDCKILLDQRKYMNKFDDIQAMLGLTDKEKGQVLSINMNNDPNRLYKEVWIGLGGTHSAVYATEVSLEEYLAYTTEETEKLEVMQLASELDGNVELAIKHIAMQRRDKANQ; encoded by the coding sequence ATGAGAAATGTAGCTAAGACCACCACATTGGAAAGCAAATTTCCTTTGTTGGCAGTAGAGAACAACTGCATCCTTTCCAAAGATGCGGACATTACCGCCTGCTTTGAAGTGCATTTGCCCGAACTGTTTACAGTAGCATCGGCAGAATATGAAGCCATACACTCCGCCTGGCATAAGGCTATCAAGACCTTGCCTGATTTTACGGTCATTCATAAACAGGATTGGTACATCAAGGAAAGCTACGCTCCCGATTTGGCATCCGACAACCAAAGTTTTTTGGCAAAGTCCTATCAACGCCATTTTAACGAGCGACCGTTCCTGAACCATTATTGTTACCTGTTCCTTACAAAGACTACCAAAGAGCGGATGCGAATGCAAAGCAATTTCAGTTCGCTTTGCAAAGGGTCGCTTATCCCGAAAGAAATCAGGGATAAAGAAGCTATACACCGTTTTATGGAAGCCGTGGCACAGTTTGAGCGTATCGTGAATGATAGCGGGTTCATCACTCTGCAACGTTTGAGCGAAGATGACATCATCGGTACGGATGAAAAGCAAGGATTGCTGGAACAATACCTTACCCTTTCGAGGGAAGCCGGAACTCCTATGCAGGATATCGGTTTGGGGTCTGAAGAAGTACGTATCGGAAACAAAAGATTATCGTTGCATACTTTGTCAGATACGGACGATTTGCCAGGAACGGTATCGGCAGATACACGTTTTGAAAAGCTGTCCACTGACCGTAGCGACTGCCGTTTATCGTTTGCTGCACCTGTTGGATTGCTGTTAAGCTGTAACCATATCTACAACCAATACTTGTTTCTGGACAACAGCGAAGCCAATCTGCAAAAGTTTGAAAAGTCTGTAAGGAATATGCACTCACTGGCTCGTTACAGCCGTGCCAACCAAATCAATAAAGAGTGGATAGAAAGGTATCTGAACGAAGCCCATTCTTTCGGCCTTTCTTCTATTCGGGCACATTTCAACATTATGGCGTGGTCGGAAGACCCTGCGGAACTCAAACAGCTAAAGAACGATTGCGGTAGTGCGTTGGCACTGATGGAATGTAAGCCACGGCATAACACAACGGACGTAGCCACATTGTACTGGGCAGGAATGCCGGGGAATGCAGGCGATTTTCCGAGTGAGGAAAGTTTCTACACGTTCATTGAGCCTGCACTTTGTTTCTTCACGGAAGAAACCAACTACCACAATTCGCCCTCGCCATTTGGAATTAAAATGGCGGATAGATTGACAGGAAAACCAATCCATTTGGATATATCGGATTTGCCGATGAAAAGGGGGATTATCACGAACCGCAACAAGTTCATACTTGGGCCGTCCGGTTCGGGAAAATCTTTTTTCACTAACCATATGGTAAGGCAGTATTACGAACAAAATGCCCACGTATTGTTGGTAGATACGGGTAACTCGTATCAGGGATTGTGCGAGTTGATTAATGGGAAGACCAAAGGCGAAGACGGTGTTTACTTCACGTACACAGAAGACAATCCAATTGCCTTTAACCCTTTCTATACCGATGATGGCGTGTTCGATATTGAGAAGCGTGAAAGTATCAAGACCTTGATACTTACCCTGTGGAAACGTGATGATGAGCCGCCCACCCGTTCTGAAGAAGTTGCCCTTTCCAATGCGGTAAGCGGATATATCGAACGTATCACAACAGACGCTGTGTATCCGTCATTCAACGGTTTCTATGAGTATGTAAAAGGCGACTACCGCAAGGTACTTGAAGAAAAACAGGTAAGGGAAAAAGACTTTGACATTGCCAATTTCCTAAATGTTCTTGAACCTTATTACAAAGGCGGCGAATACGATTATTTGCTCAACTCCGATAAGCAGTTAGACCTGCTTTCCAAACGCTTTATCGTGTTTGAAATTGATGCGATAAAAGACCACAAAATCCTCTTTCCAATAGTCACGATTATCATTATGGAGGTGTTTATTAACAAAATGCGCCGACTGAAAGGTATTCGCAAACTCATCCTCATTGAAGAGGCTTGGAAAGCGATTGCAAAAGAGGGAATGGCGGAGTATATCAAGTATTTGTTCAAAACCGTGCGTAAGTTTTTTGGAGAAGCCATAGTCGTCACGCAGGAGGTCGATGATATCATCCAGTCGCCTATCGTCAAGGAAAGTATCATCAACAACAGCGATTGCAAAATCCTCTTGGACCAACGCAAGTATATGAACAAGTTCGATGATATACAGGCAATGTTGGGACTAACCGACAAAGAGAAAGGACAAGTACTCTCCATCAATATGAACAACGATCCAAATCGTCTGTACAAAGAAGTCTGGATTGGCTTAGGTGGTACGCACTCGGCAGTCTATGCCACCGAAGTAAGTTTGGAAGAATATCTCGCTTATACGACCGAGGAGACCGAAAAACTGGAAGTAATGCAGCTTGCCTCCGAACTGGACGGCAACGTCGAACTCGCCATCAAGCATATTGCCATGCAAAGGCGGGATAAAGCAAATCAATAA
- a CDS encoding DUF4141 domain-containing protein produces MKKFLLMVCTALFLAVAPSAKAQWVVVDPSNLASGIINSANEIVQTSSTVSNVIKNFNEVKKVYEQGKEYYDKLKAINNLVKDARKVQQTVLLVGDVSEMYVNNFGKMMNDPNFSPQELIAIGNGYSALLNESTELLKELKQIVTESSLSLNDKERMDIIDRVYKEVKDYHSLVRYYTNKNISVSYLRAKKKNDAQRVLQLYGTSNQKYW; encoded by the coding sequence ATGAAAAAATTTCTTTTAATGGTGTGTACGGCTCTGTTCCTTGCCGTAGCACCGTCCGCAAAAGCCCAATGGGTGGTCGTTGACCCGTCAAACCTTGCTTCGGGTATTATCAATAGTGCTAACGAAATCGTACAGACGTCTTCCACAGTAAGCAATGTGATTAAAAACTTCAATGAAGTGAAGAAAGTGTACGAACAGGGCAAGGAATATTACGATAAGTTAAAAGCCATCAACAATTTGGTGAAAGATGCCCGGAAGGTACAGCAGACGGTACTCTTGGTAGGCGATGTGTCCGAAATGTATGTCAACAATTTTGGCAAGATGATGAACGATCCCAATTTTTCTCCACAGGAATTGATCGCCATCGGAAATGGCTATTCAGCACTGCTCAATGAAAGTACCGAACTGCTGAAAGAGTTGAAGCAGATCGTGACCGAATCAAGCCTTTCACTCAATGATAAGGAGCGCATGGATATTATCGACCGTGTGTACAAAGAAGTTAAAGACTACCACAGTCTTGTACGCTACTACACCAACAAAAATATTTCAGTAAGCTACCTGAGAGCGAAAAAGAAGAATGATGCCCAGAGAGTGCTTCAGCTCTATGGAACCTCTAACCAAAAATACTGGTAA